The Cydia pomonella isolate Wapato2018A chromosome 20, ilCydPomo1, whole genome shotgun sequence genome contains a region encoding:
- the LOC133529320 gene encoding uncharacterized protein LOC133529320 gives MRKRLQTELKARFEGIQDDIVYTLATILDPRYKLNFFSNDKIEPARKAFLIEAVANYIYISLSSIRKSISSFDRLISMVSLTTEAIKNNDDEDSSNDDEELPRNKENIPSNETHADFWSCFEEVASAKPTLSQPIETTKSPIAAELDKYLQENLLQRDRRPYEWWVKNKAKYPLMAHLAKKWLAAPGSSVYSERLFSEAGNIYESRKFSISVS, from the exons ATGAGGAAAAGATTACAAACGGAGTTAAAAGCCCGATTTGAAGGTATTCAAGATGACATTGTGTACACGCTCGCCACAATTTTGGATCCCAGGTACAAACTCAATTTCTTCAGCAATGACAAAATAGAACCTGCAAGAAAAGCCTTCCTCATAGAagctgtcgcgaac tacatttacatatcgctttccagtatccgtaaaagcattagctcattcgataggttaataagtatggtgagcttgacgacagaagccataaaaaataatgatgacGAAGATAGCAGTAACGATGACGAAGAGCTGCCACGTAATAAAGAGAACATACCTTCAAACGAGACTCACGCAGATTTCTGGAGCTGCTTCGAGGAAGTTGCATCAGCAAAACCAACTTTATCCCAACCCATTGAAACAACTAAAAGTCCTATTGCTGCAGAATTGGACAAATATCTCCAGGAGAATTTACTTCAGCGGGACAGAAGACCTTATGAATGGTGGgtaaaaaataaagcaaaataTCCACTAATGGCGCACCTCGCTAAAAAATGGTTGGCAGCTCCTGGCTCTTCGGTTTACAGCGAAAGATTATTCTCTGAAGCGGGTAATATTTATGAGAGCAGAAAGTTTAGTATTTCTGTATCATAA